The region AAGATAAAAAAACGGGTTACAGTAGAGTAATGGTGCAAATTTTAGCAACAATTACGGGATTGTTACTGTTTGTGGAAACGAGCATTAGTTCTTTAACCGTAGGAACTTTATATAGACCCATTTTTGATAAATTAGGAATTCCGAGAGAAAAGTTAGCGTATATAGCAGATTCAAGTTCTGCGCCTTCATCAATTTTAATTCCTTTTAATGCATGGGGCGCTTTTATTATGGGATTGTTGCTTACACAAGGAATTGACAAACCATTTTCTGTGATGATTGCTTCTATTAAATATAATTTTTATCCATTATTGGCTATAACAATTGTGTTTATTGTCATTTTTTCAAAGAACGATTTAGGCCCAATGAAAAAAGCCGAAACAAGAACGAAAGACACCGGTTTGTTAATGAATAAAGGATCTAAACCCATGGTTTCTGACGCAGTAACTTCATTTCCGCCAAAAGAAGGCATTGAAGCCAAAGCCTATAATATGATTGTGCCGCTTTTGGTCATGGTTTGTATGATGCCAATTAATTTAATGTACACTGGGTGGAGTGCTGTTAAGGAATCTACCTCTTTTTTAAATCACGCGTCACAAGCAATTGGCGAAGGCTCTGGCTCGTCATCTGTTTTATATGCAGTAATTACATCACTTTTGGTGGCTATGCTGATGTATTTTATTCAAGGAATCATGAGGCCAAAAGAAGCTATCAATTTAACATTAAAAGGTATTAGTGAGTTAATACCTTTGGCTTTGTTAATGTTATTAGCATTTGCTATTGGAGATGCTTGTAAAGAATTAGAAACCGGAATTTATGTTGCCAATGCAACAAAAGAATGGCTGTCTCCAGAGTTGTTGCCAGCTGTTGTTTTTATCATTAGTTCTTTTATTGCTTTTTCTACAGGAACTTCTTGGGGAACATTTGCTATTATGTTGGCAATTTCAGTACCCATGGCAAATATTCATGGTGCTGAGGTAACTATTGTGGTGGCTGCTACTTTAGGAGGAGGTATTTTTGGAGATCATTGTTCGCCAATTTCAGATACGTCTATTATTTCTTCTATGGCTTCTGCCAGTGATCATATAGATCATGTAAAAACCCAATTACCGTATGCTTTAGTGGGAGGTGCAATTACTGTTATTTTGTATTTGTTAATTGGTTTTTTTGGTTGATTTACCGAGGAAAGGTAGAGGTAAAATTTCGGTAAATCTAAATATTATTTCGTTCTCTTTTCCCTCACAGTTTGTCATTCCGTAGGAATCTTTTGCATACTGTTGCTCACTCTTGCGCGAGATCCTTTCAGGGTGATAAACAGAACGTATTTTTTACGTTTATCTTACTCACTTTCTATCCAGTTTCCAATTAGTTTCTCCACCTAGTTTTGTCATTCTGCAAGAATCTTTTGGGGTTTGGTTTGCTCATTCTAGTGTGAGACCCTTTCAGGGAGACAAACTGAACGGGTTTTGTGAGGTTTTCTCTTTCACTTTCCATCCAGTTTCCAATTAGTTTTTCCACCCAGTTTTGTCATTCTGTAAGAATCTTCGCGTGCTGTTGCTCACTGTTGTGTGAGACCCTTTCAGGGTGACAAACTGTGTGGGTTTGGTTTTGCTGTTTTCAATTAATTTGTAACTAGTTTTTCACACAATTTTGTCATTCCGTAGGAATCTCAGACAACTCTATTCAAACAAATAATTTAAAAAATCCATTTGAGCATTTTGCTCTTGAATCAAATTTATTTTCTTTTGTCTTGTTAAGTTTTTAATCTCTTTTTCTCTTGCAATAGCTTCTTGTATCCAACCAAAATGTTCGTAATGTAATAAATAATGTACATTGTATTTCGCAGTAAAACTTTTAGGGTTCTTTTTTTGTTTATGTTGCTGCAAACGTAATTTTAGATTATTTGTAACGCCAGTATATAAAACGGTTTTGTTTTTATTAGTAATAATGTATGCATAAAAATTGTATATACCTGGTGTGTGGGATATCATGTTTGGTGGTATTTAGTTTTGTTCTTTTTGAAAAACAGTAAAAATATGTAAAGTTTGTTATTCCAAAGGAATTTTTCGACTAGTTTTGTCATTCTGTAAGAATCTTTTGGGGTTTGGTTTTCTCACTCTTGTGTGAGACCCTTTCAGGGTGACAAACTGTGTTTGAGTGAAATGCCTATTGGTTTTGCGTTCTTGTTTGCATTTGGTTTGTCATTCTGCAAGAATCTTTGCGTGCTGTTGCTCACTGTTGTGTGAGACCCTTTCAGGGAGACAAACTGTGTGGTGTTGCGTTTCTGTTTCCACGGAGTTATCACTCAGTTTCAATCCAGTTTTGTCATTCTGCAAGAATCTTTGCGTGCTATTGCTCACTGTTGTGTGAGACCCTTTCAGGGAGACAAACTGTGTGGTGTTGCGTTTCTGTTTCCACGGAGTTATCACTCAGTTTCAATCCAGTTTTGTCATTCTGCAAGAATCTTTGCGTGCTATTGCTCACTGTTGTGTGAGACCCTTTCAGGGAGACAAACTGTGTGGTGTTGCGTTGCTGTTTCCACGCAGTTATCAGTCAGTTTCAATCCATTTTTGTCATTCTGCAAGAATCTTTGCGTGCTGTTGCTTACTGTTGTGTGAGACCCTTTCAGGGAGACAAACTGAATAGGTTTTGTTAGGATTTATTTCTCATTTTGCAGCCAGTTTTTATCCAGTTTTGTTATTCTGTAAGAATCTTTGCGTGCTGCTGCTCACTGTTGTTTGAGATCCTTTCAGGTTGACAAACAGAACGTGTTTCTCACTCACTTTCCATACAGTTTTGTCATTCTGCAAGAATCTTCTGGGGTTAGGTTTGCTTTTCTTTGTGTGAGACCCTTTCAGGGAGACAAAGCGTGTGGTGTTGCGTTGCTGTTTTCACGCAGTTACCGGTCAGTTTCAATCTAGTTTTGTCATTCTGCAAGAATCTTTGCGTGCTGTTGCTCACTGTTGTGTGAGACCCTTTCAGGGAGACAAACTGAATTGGTTTTTTACGGTTTTCTCACTCACTTTCCATACAGTTTTGTCATTCTGCAAGAATCTTTGCGTGCTGTTGCTCAATGTTGTTTGAGACTCTTTCAGTGAGACAAACTGTGTGGTGTTGCGTTGCTATTTCCACGCAGTTATCAGTCAGTTTCAATCCAGTTTTGTCATTCTGCAAGAATCTTTGCATGCTATTGCTTAATGTTATGTGAGACCCTTTCAGGGAGACAAATCGTGTGGTGTTGCGTTGCTATTTCCACGCATTTACCGCTCAGTTTCCATACAGTTTTGTCATTCTGAAAGAATCTTTGCGTGCTGTTGCTCACTGTTGTGTGAGACCCTTTCAGGGAGACAAACAGAACGTGTTTCTCACTCACTTTCCATACAGTTTTGTCATTCTGCAAGAATCTTCTGAGGTTTAGTTTGCTTTTCTTTGTGTGAGACCCTTTCAGGGAGACAAACTGAATGGGTTTTTTACGGTTTTCTCACTCACTTTCCATACAGTTTTGTCATTCTGTAAGAATCTTTGCGTGCTATTGCTTACTGTTGTGTGAGACCCTTTCAGGGAGACAAACTGTGTGGGTTTTGTGAGGATTTCTTTCTCATTTTGTAGCCAGTTTTTATCCAATTTTCGACCAGTTTTGTCATTCTGCAAGAATCTTTGCATGCTGTTGCTCACTGTTGTGTGAGACCCTTTCAGGGAGACAAACTGTGTGGTGTTGCGTTGCTATTTCCACGCATTTATCAGTCAGTTTCCATACAGTTTTGTTATTCTGCAAGAATTTTTGCGTGCTGTTGCTCACTGTTGTGTGAGACCCTTT is a window of Polaribacter litorisediminis DNA encoding:
- a CDS encoding GIY-YIG nuclease family protein — encoded protein: MISHTPGIYNFYAYIITNKNKTVLYTGVTNNLKLRLQQHKQKKNPKSFTAKYNVHYLLHYEHFGWIQEAIAREKEIKNLTRQKKINLIQEQNAQMDFLNYLFE
- a CDS encoding Na+/H+ antiporter NhaC family protein, giving the protein MEYGFLSVIPPIVAIILALRTKQVYIALLFGIWFSWLIIEGWNPLTGTLAMIEGMVNVFQSKGNTRTIMFSALVGALLIFIQYSRGVEGFINILNRQLVKLEDKKTGYSRVMVQILATITGLLLFVETSISSLTVGTLYRPIFDKLGIPREKLAYIADSSSAPSSILIPFNAWGAFIMGLLLTQGIDKPFSVMIASIKYNFYPLLAITIVFIVIFSKNDLGPMKKAETRTKDTGLLMNKGSKPMVSDAVTSFPPKEGIEAKAYNMIVPLLVMVCMMPINLMYTGWSAVKESTSFLNHASQAIGEGSGSSSVLYAVITSLLVAMLMYFIQGIMRPKEAINLTLKGISELIPLALLMLLAFAIGDACKELETGIYVANATKEWLSPELLPAVVFIISSFIAFSTGTSWGTFAIMLAISVPMANIHGAEVTIVVAATLGGGIFGDHCSPISDTSIISSMASASDHIDHVKTQLPYALVGGAITVILYLLIGFFG